The Deinococcus wulumuqiensis R12 genome has a window encoding:
- a CDS encoding cysteine desulfurase family protein — MIYLDYAATHPMTPAALAAYAEAAALPGNPASVHAAGQAAREKLEEGRARMAAAFGVDPRTLTLNSGGTEGDNHVLLGLAQAWEERRGGPGHLVTTPTEHSAVLAPARQLAARGWDVTWLTPDRWGHYAPDQLAEALRGDTALVSIHHANNELGTVQPTADLAAVAAARGVPYHTDAVQAPGVLPVDLPGWGVTFATFSAHKWGGPRGVGALYVRRGAELPPVTLGGGQEGGLRPGTQNTAGVYAAGVALTGAEAAREATFAHLREMQSAFVNAVRDVPGLSFNHPADGSPKVVNLTLEGADGEALLMNLDMLGVSVSAGSACSAGTMQASHVLTAVGLTEAQARASLRFSFGAATTRDEVEAAAAALRQAAEWSRVGAEG; from the coding sequence ATGATTTACCTCGACTACGCCGCCACCCACCCCATGACCCCCGCTGCGCTCGCCGCCTACGCCGAGGCCGCCGCGTTGCCGGGCAACCCGGCCAGTGTCCACGCGGCGGGGCAGGCCGCCCGCGAGAAGCTGGAGGAAGGCCGGGCGCGAATGGCCGCCGCGTTCGGCGTGGACCCCCGCACGCTGACGCTGAACAGCGGCGGCACCGAGGGCGACAACCATGTGCTGCTGGGCCTGGCGCAGGCGTGGGAGGAGCGGCGCGGCGGGCCAGGCCACCTCGTCACCACGCCCACCGAACACTCGGCGGTGCTGGCCCCTGCCCGGCAACTGGCGGCGCGGGGCTGGGACGTGACGTGGCTCACGCCCGACCGCTGGGGGCACTACGCGCCGGACCAACTGGCCGAAGCCCTGCGGGGCGACACCGCGCTCGTCAGCATTCACCACGCGAACAACGAACTGGGCACCGTGCAGCCCACTGCCGACCTCGCCGCCGTCGCCGCCGCGCGGGGCGTGCCGTACCACACCGACGCGGTGCAGGCGCCGGGCGTCTTGCCGGTGGACCTGCCGGGCTGGGGCGTGACGTTTGCCACCTTCAGCGCCCACAAGTGGGGCGGGCCGCGTGGGGTGGGCGCATTGTACGTGCGGCGCGGCGCCGAGTTGCCGCCCGTCACCCTCGGCGGCGGGCAGGAAGGCGGCCTGCGCCCCGGCACGCAGAACACGGCGGGCGTCTACGCGGCGGGCGTGGCGCTCACCGGGGCAGAGGCGGCGCGGGAAGCGACGTTCGCCCACCTGCGCGAGATGCAGTCAGCCTTCGTGAACGCGGTGCGGGACGTGCCGGGCCTGAGCTTCAACCACCCGGCAGACGGCAGCCCCAAGGTGGTCAACCTAACGCTGGAGGGAGCCGACGGCGAGGCCTTGCTGATGAATCTGGACATGCTCGGCGTGTCGGTCAGTGCGGGCAGCGCGTGCAGCGCGGGCACCATGCAGGCCAGCCATGTCCTGACCGCTGTCGGCCTGACGGAGGCGCAGGCGCGGGCCTCACTGCGCTTTTCCTTCGGCGCGGCGACCACGCGGGACGAGGTGGAAGCGGCGGCAGCAGCTTTGCGGCAGGCGGCGGAGTGGAGCAGAGTGGGTGCAGAAGGCTGA
- the purL gene encoding phosphoribosylformylglycinamidine synthase subunit PurL gives MTQKSLRDQAATFGLTTEEFDLAAEQLGREPNPLEAAIVGAMWSEHCGYKNSRPLFRAFPTTGPQVLQGPGENAGVVDIGDGWGVAFKMESHNHPSAVEPVQGAATGVGGILRDIFAMGARPFAVLDSLRFGNPDSPRTRFLVNGVVEGIAHYGNAIGVPTVGGEVTFHPSYQENPLVNVMALGLLRHEDLAKGTMGEVGNKIIYVGSKTGRDGLGGAVFSSADLSNASQADRPAVQVGDPFMEKLLLEATLEAIQVGLVAGVQDMGAAGLVSSTCEMAYRANLGITMNLDDVPTREAGMVPMELCLSESQERMILVPVPGKEQELFDLLAKWELDVVDIGEVEAHDRYRLTWKGETVCDLPVAMLNEAPKYTREGVESEDIKAARERDLSGVPVPADLGAVLVDLLSHPTIASKRPIFERYDHQVMTNTVVVPGAADAAVLRVKGSGMGVAATSDCNPRFVQLDPYAGAAAAVAEAAVNLACVGATPLAITDNLNFGNPHRPEVYYQLQQAVQGIADACRALNTPVTGGNVSLYNQYTAGDERVAIHPTPTIGMVGVLPDVEKRATLNLKAAGQTLILLGEHANGIGASQYLETVHGLEAGRVPELDLGHTQKVIDGTLALIRAGLTDTAHDCAEGGLAVALAEMAIAGNLGLKVTLDAPEEVRPDALLFGEAHSRVIVAVQDAAAAEAKLQEMGVPFAVLGETVSMPSVTIAAPAQHLHLSVNLQTLKTAWEEPLKDILA, from the coding sequence ATGACCCAAAAATCCCTCCGTGACCAGGCCGCCACTTTCGGCCTCACCACCGAAGAATTCGACCTCGCCGCCGAGCAACTGGGCCGCGAACCCAATCCGCTGGAGGCCGCCATCGTCGGCGCGATGTGGTCGGAGCACTGCGGCTACAAAAACAGCCGCCCCCTGTTCCGCGCCTTCCCGACCACTGGCCCGCAGGTATTGCAAGGCCCCGGCGAAAACGCGGGCGTGGTGGACATCGGTGACGGCTGGGGCGTGGCGTTCAAGATGGAGTCGCACAACCACCCCTCCGCCGTGGAACCCGTGCAGGGCGCGGCGACGGGCGTGGGCGGCATCCTGCGCGACATTTTTGCGATGGGGGCGCGGCCCTTTGCGGTGCTGGACAGCCTGCGCTTCGGCAACCCCGACAGCCCCCGCACCAGATTTCTGGTCAACGGCGTGGTGGAAGGCATCGCGCACTACGGCAACGCGATTGGCGTGCCCACCGTGGGCGGCGAAGTCACCTTTCACCCCAGCTATCAGGAAAACCCGCTGGTGAACGTGATGGCGCTGGGCCTGCTGCGTCACGAGGACCTCGCCAAGGGCACGATGGGCGAAGTCGGCAACAAGATTATTTACGTCGGCTCCAAGACGGGCCGCGACGGGCTGGGCGGCGCGGTGTTCTCGTCCGCCGACCTGAGCAACGCGTCTCAGGCCGACCGCCCCGCCGTGCAGGTGGGCGACCCCTTCATGGAAAAACTGCTGCTGGAAGCGACCCTCGAAGCGATTCAGGTGGGCCTCGTGGCGGGCGTGCAGGACATGGGCGCGGCGGGTCTGGTTTCGTCTACCTGTGAAATGGCCTACCGCGCGAACTTAGGTATCACCATGAATCTGGACGACGTGCCCACCCGCGAGGCAGGCATGGTGCCGATGGAACTGTGCCTGTCCGAATCGCAGGAGCGCATGATTCTGGTGCCTGTGCCCGGCAAGGAGCAGGAACTGTTCGACCTGCTGGCGAAATGGGAACTGGACGTGGTGGACATTGGCGAGGTGGAGGCCCATGACCGCTACCGCCTGACCTGGAAGGGCGAAACCGTGTGCGACCTGCCCGTGGCGATGCTGAACGAAGCGCCCAAGTACACCCGCGAGGGCGTGGAATCCGAGGACATTAAAGCGGCCCGCGAACGCGACCTGAGCGGCGTGCCTGTTCCCGCCGACCTGGGCGCGGTGCTGGTGGATTTGCTGTCCCATCCCACCATCGCCAGCAAGCGCCCCATTTTCGAGCGCTACGACCATCAGGTGATGACGAATACCGTGGTCGTCCCCGGAGCCGCCGACGCCGCCGTGCTGCGCGTGAAGGGCAGCGGCATGGGCGTGGCCGCGACCTCGGACTGCAACCCCCGTTTTGTGCAGCTTGACCCGTACGCGGGCGCTGCCGCCGCCGTGGCCGAAGCCGCCGTCAACCTCGCCTGCGTGGGGGCCACCCCGCTGGCGATTACCGACAACCTCAACTTCGGCAACCCGCACCGCCCCGAGGTCTACTACCAGCTTCAGCAGGCCGTGCAGGGCATTGCCGACGCCTGCCGCGCCCTGAACACCCCCGTCACGGGCGGCAACGTGAGCCTGTACAACCAGTACACCGCCGGAGACGAGCGCGTGGCGATTCACCCCACCCCGACCATCGGCATGGTGGGCGTGCTGCCCGACGTGGAAAAACGCGCCACCCTGAACCTGAAGGCAGCGGGCCAGACCCTGATTCTGCTGGGCGAACACGCAAACGGCATCGGCGCTTCGCAGTACCTCGAAACCGTGCACGGCCTGGAAGCGGGCCGCGTCCCCGAACTTGACCTGGGGCACACCCAGAAGGTGATTGACGGCACGCTGGCCCTGATTCGCGCGGGCCTGACCGACACCGCCCACGACTGCGCCGAAGGTGGTCTGGCCGTCGCGCTGGCGGAAATGGCGATTGCCGGAAACCTGGGCCTGAAGGTGACGCTGGACGCCCCCGAAGAAGTTCGCCCCGACGCCCTGCTCTTTGGCGAAGCGCACAGCCGCGTGATCGTCGCCGTGCAGGACGCTGCCGCCGCTGAGGCCAAGCTGCAAGAGATGGGCGTGCCGTTCGCCGTTCTGGGCGAGACAGTCAGCATGCCAAGCGTCACGATTGCTGCCCCCGCGCAGCACCTACACTTGAGCGTGAACCTGCAAACGCTGAAAACCGCCTGGGAAGAGCCGTTGAAGGACATCCTCGCGTGA
- a CDS encoding type II toxin-antitoxin system VapC family toxin produces MTVLYLDSNAIAKIYLTDEQDREVVFKLLEAYETVATCAITYAEVAGLLARAFHSGRLSEEEYGESLSHFTQEWNLLEVQQVGLELSQIAAQVMKAQRGLRAMDALHLAAALALRQSVSLRFVTFDARLEEAADKLMPEAVA; encoded by the coding sequence ATGACCGTGCTGTATCTGGATTCCAACGCGATTGCCAAGATTTACCTCACGGATGAGCAAGACCGCGAAGTCGTTTTTAAGTTGTTGGAGGCATACGAAACGGTTGCCACCTGTGCCATTACCTATGCTGAAGTTGCTGGTCTTCTGGCCCGTGCCTTTCATTCCGGCAGGCTGAGCGAAGAAGAATATGGCGAATCGTTGAGCCACTTCACGCAGGAATGGAACTTGCTTGAAGTCCAACAAGTCGGCCTGGAACTCTCGCAAATTGCTGCCCAGGTCATGAAAGCCCAACGCGGCCTTCGCGCTATGGACGCCCTGCACCTCGCCGCCGCCCTCGCCCTGCGCCAAAGCGTGAGCCTGCGCTTCGTCACCTTCGACGCAAGGCTAGAGGAAGCGGCAGACAAGCTGATGCCGGAGGCCGTAGCGTGA
- a CDS encoding mechanosensitive ion channel family protein, which translates to MSLDKSRLLGLDALLELGRSVQADAGRFLTDYGPELLLSLLLVAVYAVVFWGLTRLLLWLLGRFGPPDAHPVLRQTLRRVLRLTFLLLTAISVAGLFPALTPSIPAIFRVYVLLLLIFGGWALIHHLLHRQANAWGLDASLSLLLSNAVRAVWVLTGIYLMFRQFGIDLLPILGGLGVAGLAVGFAAQDILANLISGVTLLLDRPFRIGDWIRVRDYEGQVHGLTLRTTRIVTRDNEAVSIPNKEIAGATVVNLTAGGRLRLNVPLPLAYAERVPEARALLLDVMAAHPKVEKDPAPVVLVRQVNESHLELILRFYVTDENVKAYPVVTMQLREAAKEALQDAGLAAPYPRRWVQVENVEHAAELRPPGTKGSDA; encoded by the coding sequence ATGAGCCTGGACAAATCGCGCCTCCTTGGTCTGGACGCCTTGCTGGAGCTGGGGCGCAGCGTACAGGCCGACGCCGGGCGCTTCCTGACCGACTACGGCCCCGAACTGCTGCTCTCGCTGCTGCTCGTCGCCGTCTACGCGGTGGTGTTCTGGGGCCTGACCCGGCTGCTGCTGTGGCTGCTGGGCCGCTTCGGGCCGCCGGACGCCCATCCGGTGCTGCGCCAGACCCTGCGGCGCGTTCTGCGGCTGACGTTCCTGCTGCTTACGGCCATTTCGGTGGCGGGGCTGTTTCCGGCGCTCACGCCCTCTATTCCGGCCATTTTCCGGGTGTACGTGCTGCTGCTGCTGATTTTCGGCGGCTGGGCGCTCATTCACCATCTGCTGCACCGGCAGGCCAACGCCTGGGGTCTGGACGCCAGCCTCTCGCTGCTGCTGAGCAACGCGGTGCGGGCGGTGTGGGTGCTGACCGGCATCTACCTGATGTTCCGGCAGTTCGGCATCGACCTGCTGCCGATTCTGGGCGGTCTGGGCGTGGCGGGGCTGGCGGTGGGGTTTGCCGCGCAGGACATTCTGGCGAACCTCATCAGCGGGGTGACGCTGCTGCTCGACCGGCCCTTTCGCATCGGCGACTGGATTCGGGTGCGCGACTACGAGGGGCAGGTGCACGGGCTGACGCTGCGCACCACCCGCATCGTGACCCGCGACAACGAGGCGGTCAGCATTCCCAACAAGGAAATCGCCGGGGCCACGGTGGTCAACCTGACGGCGGGCGGGCGGCTGCGCCTGAACGTGCCGCTGCCCCTGGCCTACGCCGAGCGGGTGCCCGAGGCCCGCGCCCTGCTGCTGGACGTGATGGCCGCGCACCCGAAGGTCGAGAAAGACCCCGCCCCGGTGGTGCTGGTGCGGCAGGTCAACGAGAGCCACCTGGAGCTGATTTTGCGGTTCTACGTGACCGACGAGAACGTCAAGGCGTACCCGGTGGTGACCATGCAACTGCGCGAGGCGGCCAAGGAAGCCCTGCAAGACGCCGGACTCGCCGCGCCCTACCCTCGCCGCTGGGTACAGGTCGAGAACGTGGAACACGCCGCCGAACTCCGCCCACCCGGCACAAAGGGCAGCGATGCCTGA
- a CDS encoding TIR domain-containing protein, translating into MAKSMPIRFTREVFKKSGFPHLTYVEHPKQVEIEESMLTPGRGIVIEGSSGVGKTSCVKRIIGTELRDFVILSGKKPDDVEKLAAISPGRNFGKIVVDDFHDLNDETKKAISNTMKTIADDEEENNRLVIIGINRAGIPLIEFTKDLAARIDMYKINRVDDEKIAELITLGEDALNISFEAKEDIIADSHGCYSIVQNICNKICIESKIRQTVQGERSLIKTNLYDIKEDMMEAFDRAYKGIARKFAIGPSYSPEGRAPYLHILYWLAKSDDWTINLQEKADSDARLRQSLRPLINNKLQIFMDKNPEFGDLIYFDNNTKTVSVENPRFMYFIKNIPWNAFAKEIGYSMEFESAYDIALSFAGTDRELAESIFKTLDARNLSIFYDFNEQSRITGEDVERYLAPIYRSEAKFIVPILGRDYPRRLWTKFETEQFKDRFKDGSIIPLRTLDSDDFMIPNLGKVGGLFYDRTKNFEVQVEDICQTLITRVRQYRRDHARISK; encoded by the coding sequence ATGGCCAAATCTATGCCCATACGTTTTACCAGAGAAGTATTTAAAAAGTCGGGATTTCCCCACTTAACTTATGTCGAGCATCCCAAGCAAGTAGAGATTGAGGAGTCGATGCTTACCCCTGGCAGGGGCATAGTAATAGAGGGCTCTTCAGGAGTCGGCAAAACGTCTTGCGTAAAAAGGATTATTGGAACTGAGTTAAGGGACTTTGTCATCCTTTCTGGAAAAAAGCCCGACGATGTTGAGAAGCTAGCAGCAATTTCTCCTGGCAGAAACTTCGGCAAGATTGTCGTAGATGATTTTCACGATTTAAATGATGAAACCAAAAAAGCTATTTCGAATACTATGAAGACTATAGCCGATGATGAGGAAGAGAATAATAGACTCGTGATCATCGGGATTAATAGAGCCGGTATTCCACTTATTGAGTTCACAAAGGATCTCGCTGCGCGCATTGATATGTACAAAATTAACCGTGTCGATGATGAAAAAATTGCAGAATTGATAACACTCGGCGAAGATGCTTTGAATATTTCATTTGAAGCAAAGGAAGATATAATAGCTGATTCTCACGGATGCTATAGTATTGTCCAAAATATATGTAACAAAATATGCATTGAAAGTAAGATTCGACAAACAGTACAAGGGGAACGCTCCCTCATAAAAACCAATCTATATGATATTAAAGAAGATATGATGGAGGCTTTTGATCGAGCCTATAAAGGTATTGCCAGAAAATTTGCAATCGGCCCGAGCTACTCGCCGGAAGGTCGAGCACCGTATCTTCACATCCTATACTGGTTGGCAAAGAGCGATGATTGGACTATTAATTTGCAGGAAAAGGCGGACAGCGACGCAAGGTTACGTCAGTCACTACGCCCATTAATTAATAATAAGCTACAAATCTTTATGGATAAAAATCCAGAATTCGGCGACCTAATATATTTTGACAACAATACCAAGACAGTTTCCGTAGAGAACCCTAGATTTATGTACTTCATTAAAAATATTCCGTGGAATGCGTTCGCTAAAGAGATTGGGTATTCAATGGAATTCGAATCAGCATATGATATAGCCCTGTCTTTTGCTGGAACAGATAGGGAGCTCGCAGAATCTATTTTCAAAACTCTTGATGCGCGTAATCTCTCAATATTTTATGACTTTAATGAACAAAGCCGCATAACTGGAGAGGACGTCGAAAGATATCTGGCACCTATATATAGATCTGAGGCAAAATTTATCGTTCCTATCTTAGGGAGAGACTATCCAAGACGCCTTTGGACCAAATTTGAAACTGAGCAATTTAAGGATAGATTTAAGGATGGTTCAATAATACCCCTTAGAACCCTTGATTCTGACGACTTTATGATTCCTAACTTAGGAAAAGTGGGCGGGTTATTTTATGATCGGACCAAAAACTTTGAAGTGCAGGTCGAGGATATCTGTCAGACTTTAATAACGAGGGTTAGGCAATACAGAAGGGATCACGCAAGAATTTCGAAGTAG
- a CDS encoding DUF4258 domain-containing protein, whose protein sequence is MTTKSSHPTRTQALQHRQAAELRAGADLLTLRAQLHRAEKEARRAPTPAPTRPKTQQPVKPQRVQELAGVDTDDFLLSRALRQLRDAVYDSRYHVCPHAVQHARAEGFMESDIMHVLLTGRVRAVYPEDRRWLVCGYFEAHGIRLPLHVAVQHYAGGHIDIVTAFVPKNPHHIISRARLALLVRYDDEKVKAREAVKGNKVGYKGKGGWK, encoded by the coding sequence GTGACCACGAAGTCCAGCCACCCAACGCGCACGCAGGCGCTCCAGCACCGTCAGGCCGCCGAACTCCGCGCCGGTGCCGACCTGCTGACGCTGCGGGCGCAACTGCACCGCGCCGAAAAGGAAGCCCGCCGCGCCCCCACACCGGCCCCCACGCGTCCCAAGACGCAGCAGCCCGTCAAACCCCAGCGCGTGCAGGAACTCGCGGGCGTGGACACCGACGACTTTTTGCTGTCGCGCGCCCTGCGCCAGTTGCGTGACGCCGTGTACGACAGCCGCTACCACGTCTGCCCCCACGCCGTGCAGCACGCCCGCGCCGAGGGGTTCATGGAAAGCGACATCATGCACGTGCTGCTCACGGGCCGGGTCCGGGCGGTGTACCCCGAAGACCGCCGCTGGCTGGTGTGCGGCTACTTCGAGGCCCACGGCATCCGGCTGCCGCTGCATGTCGCCGTGCAGCATTACGCGGGCGGCCACATCGACATCGTGACCGCCTTCGTGCCCAAAAACCCCCACCACATCATCAGCCGCGCCCGCCTCGCCCTGCTGGTGCGCTACGACGACGAAAAGGTCAAGGCGCGGGAGGCCGTGAAGGGAAACAAGGTGGGGTACAAGGGGAAGGGGGGCTGGAAGTGA
- the purF gene encoding amidophosphoribosyltransferase, whose product MIFDPVTDKPQDECGVFGIYSAQPNDLAWMTYLGLFALQHRGQEAAGMCVSDGDKFHVEKDLGLVTQVFDERRLDSVRLANARVSIGHVRYSTTGSNLRFNAQPLTTRTNKGILGLAHNGNFVNALEVRAGMLQEGALFATTNDSEVMLNLIARESHMDLVEATAAAMKRLRGGYACVLMSRTQLIGFRDPHGVRPLVIGQRDDGAYVLASEPCALYAVGARLIRDVEPGELVSIDREGLHSLIVEQRPATPCSFEWIYFARSDSRLDGVDTHESRIRMGQQLAREKPVEADIVVPVPDSGIGAAIGYARESGIPFDYGLYKNPYAGRTFIAPTQEARELKVKMKLSPTSAVRGKRVILVDDSIVRGTTSRQIVNLLREAGATEVHFRVSSPPITHPCFYGIDTAARKELVASTHSVDEIRDLIGADTLAFISEGGLREAIGGPGLCSACFTGDYPAGTPLLNDVDKLALEV is encoded by the coding sequence GTGATCTTCGACCCCGTGACCGATAAGCCGCAGGACGAGTGCGGCGTCTTCGGCATCTATTCCGCGCAGCCGAACGACCTCGCCTGGATGACGTACCTGGGCCTGTTCGCCCTGCAACACAGAGGCCAGGAAGCGGCGGGCATGTGCGTCAGTGACGGCGACAAGTTCCATGTGGAAAAAGACCTCGGCCTGGTCACGCAGGTCTTCGACGAGCGGCGGCTGGACTCGGTGCGGCTGGCGAACGCCCGCGTGAGCATCGGCCACGTGCGCTACTCCACCACCGGCTCCAACCTGCGGTTCAACGCCCAGCCGCTGACCACCCGCACCAACAAGGGCATCCTGGGGCTGGCGCACAACGGGAACTTCGTGAACGCGCTCGAAGTCCGCGCGGGGATGTTGCAGGAAGGTGCCCTGTTCGCCACCACCAACGACTCCGAGGTCATGCTGAACCTGATCGCCCGCGAGTCGCACATGGATCTGGTGGAAGCCACCGCCGCCGCCATGAAGCGTCTGCGCGGGGGCTACGCCTGCGTCCTGATGAGCCGCACCCAGCTCATCGGGTTCCGCGACCCGCATGGCGTCCGGCCCCTCGTCATCGGGCAAAGGGACGACGGCGCGTACGTGCTGGCCTCCGAACCCTGCGCCCTGTACGCGGTGGGTGCGCGGCTCATCCGTGACGTGGAACCCGGCGAACTGGTCAGTATTGACCGCGAAGGGCTGCACAGCCTGATCGTGGAGCAGCGCCCGGCCACGCCCTGTTCCTTCGAGTGGATTTACTTTGCCCGCTCGGACAGCCGCCTGGACGGGGTGGACACCCACGAAAGCCGCATTCGCATGGGCCAGCAGCTCGCGCGTGAAAAGCCTGTCGAGGCCGACATCGTGGTGCCCGTGCCCGACTCCGGCATCGGCGCGGCCATCGGGTACGCCCGCGAGAGCGGCATTCCCTTCGACTACGGCCTGTACAAGAACCCCTACGCGGGCCGCACCTTCATCGCCCCCACGCAGGAAGCCCGCGAACTGAAGGTCAAGATGAAGCTCTCGCCCACCTCCGCCGTGCGGGGCAAACGCGTGATTCTGGTGGACGACTCCATCGTGCGCGGTACCACCAGCCGCCAGATCGTGAATCTGCTGCGTGAAGCCGGAGCCACCGAAGTCCACTTCCGCGTGTCCAGCCCGCCGATTACGCACCCGTGCTTTTACGGCATCGACACCGCCGCCCGCAAGGAACTGGTCGCCAGCACGCACAGCGTGGACGAAATCCGCGACCTGATCGGGGCGGATACCCTGGCCTTCATCAGCGAGGGCGGCCTGCGGGAAGCCATCGGCGGCCCCGGCTTATGCTCGGCGTGCTTTACTGGGGATTACCCGGCTGGGACACCGCTGCTGAACGACGTGGACAAACTGGCGTTGGAAGTGTAA
- a CDS encoding SufE family protein — translation MTAPAAPLPEKLQNIVGMFKTVPKAMRLQALLEYSRKLPPLPQKYAEHPEFLKPVPECSSPFFLVTEKDDAGRVNLHFKVPEDAPTVRGYAGILHEALSGETPETILNVPDNFYMDMGLTELITPMRLRGMGAILMRLKKDVDGQ, via the coding sequence ATGACTGCTCCCGCCGCTCCCCTGCCGGAAAAACTCCAGAACATCGTGGGCATGTTCAAGACCGTGCCCAAGGCCATGCGCCTGCAAGCGCTGCTCGAATACAGCCGCAAGCTGCCCCCCCTGCCCCAGAAGTACGCCGAGCACCCCGAGTTCCTCAAACCCGTGCCCGAGTGCTCCAGTCCCTTTTTTCTGGTGACCGAAAAGGACGACGCCGGGCGGGTCAACCTGCACTTCAAGGTGCCCGAGGACGCCCCCACCGTGCGCGGTTACGCCGGGATTTTGCACGAAGCGCTGAGCGGCGAGACGCCCGAAACCATCCTGAACGTGCCCGACAACTTTTATATGGACATGGGCCTGACCGAACTGATTACCCCGATGCGTCTGCGCGGCATGGGCGCGATTCTGATGCGGCTCAAGAAGGATGTCGATGGTCAATAG
- a CDS encoding sulfurtransferase, producing the protein MDYAKDVLVSTEWAAQNLQTPGVRFVEVNEDILLYETGHLPGAVKLDWQADLWHPVERDFIEPQQVSELLGKLGIGADDTIVLYGDKSNWWASYAYWFLSYSGVSHLKIMNGGRQKWVAEGRELTTDAPTVTATTYPALQRDESLRAYRDEVRAHLESVNNGQGAMVDVRSPDEFSGKVTHMPNYPQEGVLRGGHIPGARNIPWAKATNEDGTFKSADELKALYEGEGVTADKDVIAYCRIAERSSHSWFVLRELLGYPKVRNYDGSWTEWGNGVGLPIAKTYSEE; encoded by the coding sequence ATGGATTACGCCAAAGACGTGTTGGTGAGCACCGAGTGGGCCGCGCAGAACCTCCAGACGCCGGGGGTGCGCTTTGTCGAGGTGAACGAGGACATCCTCCTCTACGAGACCGGCCACCTGCCCGGCGCCGTCAAGCTCGACTGGCAGGCCGACCTGTGGCACCCGGTGGAGCGCGACTTTATCGAGCCGCAGCAGGTCAGCGAGCTGCTGGGCAAGCTGGGCATCGGGGCCGACGACACCATCGTGCTCTACGGCGACAAGAGCAACTGGTGGGCGAGCTACGCCTACTGGTTCCTGAGCTACAGCGGCGTGAGCCACCTCAAAATCATGAACGGCGGGCGCCAGAAGTGGGTCGCCGAAGGGCGCGAGCTGACCACCGACGCCCCCACCGTCACCGCGACCACCTACCCCGCCCTGCAACGCGACGAGTCGCTGCGGGCCTACCGCGATGAAGTGCGGGCGCACCTCGAAAGCGTGAACAACGGCCAGGGCGCGATGGTGGACGTGCGCAGCCCCGACGAGTTCTCCGGCAAGGTCACCCACATGCCCAACTACCCGCAGGAAGGCGTGCTGCGCGGCGGCCACATCCCCGGCGCCCGTAACATTCCCTGGGCGAAGGCCACCAACGAGGACGGCACCTTCAAGTCCGCCGACGAGCTGAAGGCCCTCTACGAAGGCGAAGGCGTGACCGCCGACAAGGACGTGATCGCCTACTGCCGCATCGCCGAGCGCTCCAGCCACAGCTGGTTCGTGCTGCGCGAGCTGCTGGGCTACCCCAAGGTCCGCAACTACGACGGCAGCTGGACCGAATGGGGCAACGGCGTGGGCCTGCCCATCGCAAAGACCTACAGCGAGGAATAA
- a CDS encoding YdcF family protein, with product MPVSPASLSCRSLSPRLRGALLGLLVAGLTLPLLALFGELRATGPLLLTVLGLGGLAGAFSLSRRLLLGGAGVLAGVLAACLLTPVLRGPLSALVVSQPPVKADAIVVLGAGIQCGTGSMNGASLSRLTRGLELWRAGYAPLLTVSEQSGRLGPRDCPKLSTLQRAEVAALYGDQGPKLLTLPSVTTTRDEAARVRGLARQNGWRRVLLVTSPWHSRRAQALFRGYGVDAVSVPARETGFDLTLPTPADRLYAFRVLTYEGLSRVKAALGGTPER from the coding sequence GTGCCCGTCTCGCCCGCTTCGCTCTCCTGCCGCTCACTCTCCCCCCGCCTGCGCGGAGCCCTGCTCGGCCTACTCGTCGCGGGACTGACGCTGCCGCTGCTGGCGCTGTTCGGTGAACTCCGGGCGACGGGGCCGCTGCTGCTGACCGTGCTGGGGCTGGGGGGGCTGGCGGGGGCATTTTCGCTTTCCCGGCGCCTGCTGCTCGGCGGGGCGGGGGTGCTGGCGGGTGTGCTCGCCGCGTGCCTGCTGACCCCGGTGCTGCGCGGGCCGCTCTCGGCGCTCGTCGTGTCGCAGCCGCCCGTGAAGGCCGACGCCATCGTGGTGCTGGGGGCGGGGATTCAGTGCGGGACGGGCAGCATGAACGGCGCGAGCCTCTCCCGCCTGACGCGGGGGCTGGAACTGTGGCGGGCCGGGTACGCGCCGCTGCTGACGGTTTCCGAGCAGTCGGGGCGGCTGGGACCGAGGGACTGCCCCAAGCTCAGCACCCTGCAACGCGCCGAAGTGGCCGCGCTGTACGGCGACCAGGGGCCGAAGCTGCTGACCCTGCCCAGCGTGACCACCACCCGCGACGAGGCCGCCCGCGTGCGCGGCCTGGCGCGGCAAAACGGCTGGCGGCGGGTGCTGCTGGTCACGTCGCCCTGGCACTCGCGCCGGGCACAGGCGCTGTTTCGGGGCTACGGCGTGGACGCCGTGAGCGTTCCGGCGCGGGAAACGGGCTTCGACCTCACCCTGCCCACGCCCGCTGACCGCCTCTACGCCTTCCGGGTGCTGACCTACGAGGGGCTGAGCCGGGTCAAGGCGGCGCTGGGCGGCACGCCGGAAAGGTGA